A window of Enoplosus armatus isolate fEnoArm2 chromosome 3, fEnoArm2.hap1, whole genome shotgun sequence contains these coding sequences:
- the mapkapk2a gene encoding MAP kinase-activated protein kinase 2, with the protein MLSNAQNQPLFPNPAGQQNPTGQFLPFYARPNLQIKKNAIIDDYKVTSQVLGLGINGKVLEIFQKKTGDKYALKILQDCAKARREVELHWRASPCANIVRIIDVYENLYQGKKCLLIVMECMDGGELFSRIQDRGDQAFTEREASDIMKSIGEAIQFLHAINIAHRDVKPENLLYSTKRPNALLKLTDFGFAKETTSHNSLATPCYTPYYVAPEVLGPEKYDKSCDMWSLGVIMYILLCGYPPFYSNHGLAISPGMKRRIRMGQYEFPNPEWSDVSEEAKQLIRTLLKTEPTQRMTITEFMNHPWINQSMKVPQTPLHTSRVLKEEKDAWEDVKEEMTSALATMRVDYEQIKIKTIEDSTNPLLTKRRKKANNAMADPQSAAH; encoded by the exons ATGCTGTCCAACGCACAGAACCAGCCACTGTTTCCCAACCCGGCGGGGCAGCAGAACCCCACGGGCCAGTTCCTCCCCTTCTACGCCAGACCCAACTTACAGATCAAGAAGAACGCCATAATAGATGACTACAAGGTAACCAGCCAGGTGCTGGGGCTGGGCATCAATGGCAAGGTGCTTGAAATCTTCCAGAAGAAGACTGGAGACAAGTATGCGCTGAAG ATACTGCAGGATTGTGCCAAGGCCCGTAGGGAAGTGGAGCTCCACTGGAGGGCGTCACCTTGTGCCAACATTGTGCGCATCATTGATGTCTATGAGAACCTCTATCAGGGCAAGAAGTGCCTGCTTATTGTCATGGAGTG tATGGATGGTGGTGAGCTTTTTAGTCGAATCCAGGACAGAGGAGACCAGGCCTTCACAGAGAGAG AGGCATCTGACATCATGAAGAGCATAGGAGAGGCCATCCAGTTCCTGCATGCAATCAACATTGCACACAGAGACGTcaag CCAGAGAATTTACTGTATTCCACGAAGAGACCCAACGCCCTGCTCAAACTCACAGACTTTGGCTTTGCCAAGGAGACCACTTCACACAATTCTTTAGCTACTCCCTGCTACACACCCTACTATGTTG CTCCAGAGGTTCTTGGCCCAGAGAAATATGACAAGTCATGTGACATGTGGTCGTTGGGTGTCATTATGTATATCCt GTTGTGTGGGTACCCTCCTTTTTATTCTAACCATGGTCTAGCCATCTCTcctgggatgaagaggaggatcaGGATGGGCCAATATGAGTTTCCCAACCCTGAATGGTCTGACGTATCTGAAGAAG CTAAACAACTGATTAGGACCCTCCTTAAGACTGAGCCGACGCAAAGGATGACCATCACAGAGTTCATGAATCATCCATGGATCAAT CAATCGATGAAGGTTCCCCAGACCCCGCTTCACACCAGCCGGGTGCTGAAGGAAGAGAAGGATGCATGGGAGGATGTCAAG GAGGAAATGACCAGTGCCCTGGCAACGATGAGGGTTGATTATGAGCAAATCAAGATCAAGACCATTGAAGACTCAACCAATCCACTGCTAAcgaaaaggaggaagaaagccAATAATGCCATGGCGGACCCGCAGTCTGCCGCCCACTGA
- the il10 gene encoding interleukin-10, with protein sequence MTPRSLVLSVLVLLSFFSTAWCSPMCNNRCCRFVEGFPVRLKKLREDYSQIRDFYEANNDLDTALLDQSVENSFKSPFACQAMNSLLEFYLGTVLPTAMAEVTEDTKDLKPHMESIQQIFDELKSDVTECRNYFSCKKQFDIGALNSTYTQMESKGLYKAMGELDLLFNYIETYLASKRHRVASV encoded by the exons ATGACTCCTCGGTCTCTCGTCCTGTCCGTCCTGGTCCTCTTGTCTTTCTTCAGCACCGCCTGGTGCAGTCCCATGTGCAACAACCGGTGCTGCCGTTTCGTGGAGGGCTTCCCTGTCAGGCTAAAGAAGCTCAGAGAGGACTACTCACAGATCAGGGACTTCTAT GAAGCAAATAATGACTTGGATACAGCACTGCTAGACCAGAGCGTCGAGAACTCATTTAAA aGCCCGTTTGCCTGCCAAGCCATGAACAGCTTACTGGAGTTTTATCTGGGCACGGTTCTGCCGACAGCCATGGCCGAGGTGACGGAGGACACCAAGGACTTAAAGCCTCACATGGAGTCCATCCAGCAGATTTTCGACGAGCTCAAGAGTGATGTCACTGAATGT AGAAATTACTTCTCCTGCAAGAAACAGTTTGACATAGGAGCCCTAAACTCTACTTACACTCAG ATGGAGAGTAAAGGTCTATATAAGGCCATGGGCGAGCTGGATCTGCTGTTTAACTACATTGAGACATATCTGGCCTCTAAACGGCACAGAGTGGCCTCTGTTTGA